The bacterium DNA segment TCGTAGAGCATGTAGATCCCGAGGCCGAAGAGCAGCGTCATGTACGTGATCCGCACGATCGGGCCGATGCGGCCCAGTTTCTCGAGGTACATGATCAGCGTCGCGCCCAGCTCGATGCCGATCCCGGTGAAGAGGATCATGATCAGCCCGAGCCGCATGTCCACGTTGCCGAGTTTCCGGTGCTTCGCGGTCGCCACGATCGACTTGCCCGCGATGTGCGCCATGTCCGTCCCGATGGCGTACGCCATGGGGAAGCCGAACACGTTGAGGGCCGGCGTGACCATGAAGGCCCCGCCGACTCCGAAGAACCCGCCGATGACTCCCACGGTGAGCCCGAGCAGCACGAGCTGCCAGGCCATGATTTCAACCCCGGCGATCGGTAGCGTCAGCATTTCCCTCACCTCCCCTCACCAGATGGTCAATGGTGGATCTCGATCTTGTCGTTCTTGATCCCGAGTGCCTTGAAGAACAACTCCGCAACGGTCGCGATCAGGAGACCCAATCCGGCCATCGTGGCCACGGTCAGCAACCCGAAGCCGACGTGGTTGTTCTGGTTGAGCTGCACCACCCAGTTCATGACGCCTTCCACGATCTCACCCCCTTTCCGCTCTGGCGCTCACAGCCGCTCGAACTCGAGAATCCGGTCGCAGCGGTCCAGGCACCGCAGCGTCTCCGCGCAGGCGACCGGGCGCTCCGCTCCGAGGTAGAAGAAGTGCCTGATCCGCAGCGCCGGGACACCGGGGCTGATCCCCAGCAGCGCGGCGTCGCGTTCGACCGGGACCCGCAGATCGGTCTTCTCGCGCAGCCGCTGGATCCGCGCGGCGCACCGCGCCTCGACGCAGGCGGAGAGGGGTGCCGTGGCGCCGCGCTCGCCGACGTCGCGCACGCTGGCGCGACAGGGGACGTACAGCCGCTCCAGCGCGAGGGGCAGGCCGTGCAGGACCGCCAGCCGCGCGAGATGCCAGCACTCATCCGCCGCGCCCAGGCTCAGGTGGTCGGCGACGTCGGCGGGGGGCGGGACCGTGGCGCGCTCGAGCACCTGGTACCGCGGCGCGACGCTGAACTCCATGCGCTCGGCGTTCAGGTGGATCGCCATCCGGATGCACTCCTCGGGAATCCTCCGTCTGACGAACGTCCCCTTCCCCTGGACCTTCTGGAGGTATCCCATGGCGACCAACTCCTCGATCGCCGACCTGACGGTGGTCTTGCTGACGCCGTAGCGGACGCACAGGTCGTCCTCGGTGGGGATCCGCTCTCCGTCCTTCCATTCGCCGCGCTCGATCGGCCTCCGCAGGATCTGGAGAAGCTGGGCGTAGAGCTTGTCGGGACGCCGCCGATCCACCGTGCTCACGTTCACCGTCGCCTCCCCTTTTCTTTCGTCGAGGTTGCTGCCAGAATCATTCGCAAAGCCGGTGCCAAGAACAAAGATCCACTAAATCAAGTAGTTAGCTGATCAAG contains these protein-coding regions:
- a CDS encoding GntR family transcriptional regulator, which produces MNVSTVDRRRPDKLYAQLLQILRRPIERGEWKDGERIPTEDDLCVRYGVSKTTVRSAIEELVAMGYLQKVQGKGTFVRRRIPEECIRMAIHLNAERMEFSVAPRYQVLERATVPPPADVADHLSLGAADECWHLARLAVLHGLPLALERLYVPCRASVRDVGERGATAPLSACVEARCAARIQRLREKTDLRVPVERDAALLGISPGVPALRIRHFFYLGAERPVACAETLRCLDRCDRILEFERL